The DNA region AGTAAACGAGTCATAATATCAAATTTTTCAAAATCTTTTGAGCGTACATAGTATTGATCGATCAAATCAGCAGTCATTTCTTTTGCTTTGATTTTTACGTGCTCAGGTTGTTTCATGAATTTAACGCCGATATTTTTGATTGCAGGCGGCATTGTTGCTGAAAATAGCAGTGTTTGACGCTCAGATGGAATTTTAGAAATGATTTTTTCGATGTCTTCTAAAAAGCCCATGTTTAACATTTCATCTGCTTCATCTAAAACAAGTGTTTCAATTGTTTCTAATTTTAAGGTACGACGATTGATATGATCCAATAAACGTCCTGGTGTTCCGACAACGATATGTGGATTATCTTTCAGTCCACGGATTTGACGACCGATATCTGCTCCGCCGTAAACTGCCTGAACACGAATTTTTTTATCGCGACCTAAACGGAAAAGTTCTTCCTGTGTTTGAATTGCTAACTCACGTGTAGGAGCGATTACGATTCCTTGTAATACACGGTTTGATGTATCTATTTTTTGCAGCATCGGTAAACCAAAAGCAGCTGTCTTACCTGTTCCTGTTTGCGCTTGTCCAATAACGTCTTTTCCTTCGATTGCTAATGGGATCGTTTCTTCCTGGATGGGTGTTGCTTCTTCAAATCCTGAACGCTCGATTGCTGACAATAATTCTGGTGATAAGCCTAGTTCTCTAAATTTCAAATGAGATCCTCCTAATAAATGTTTGTTTCAGAAGAAATACTTCTTCCTTTGTTACAGGTGATTTGACTTTCACTGATGGGAAAATGTTCCTCCGCTTTGTAGACCTTCAACATAGGTCTATTTTATTTTCTGATCAGCGTTACCGAAAAATCCACCTTATGAAGCCAATGGCACTAGAAAAGCCAAACGACGTCGTTCAGCTTTTTTAATCTTTATTATAAATAGAATTCCTTCTTATTATAGAAGCGTATTCCATTACTTTACTTCGATCTTTCGGCAATAGGTTATTTTAGCATAGTTTTGCGTTTTCAGCAAGTTTTATGAAAGCTTGCTAACTTTTCATCAATTGTTCCACAACTTCATTTAAGCCCATACCATTACTTCCTTTTAAGACAACCATATCTTCAGCTTTTAGGATTGATTGCAGTGTATCGATCAAGCTGTCTTTTTCTTCCTTAGTAAAGTAATGGACTTTATTTTCAGGATAGTTTTTCTTCAACGTATTGTACAATGCCTTCATTTCAGTCCCATAAAGTAAAACTTCAGCAATTTCCTTTGGATTTAAATGTTCACTGACAGAAGCATGCATCGCAGCGGAATCAGGACCTAATTCCAGCATATCTCCCAGAACTGCTACACGTTTTCCAGAAGTCGCCATTTGGCTGAAGCTATCTAAAACTAAATTCATCGCAGTTGGATTCGCGTTATAAACGTCACTCAATATTTCAACAGATCGTTGATTTTTCAACCATTCTGTTCGATTTTTTGTTAGCTTGAAGTTTGCTAAACCTGCTTGGATTTTTTCTTCTGCAAGACCGAACCACTGGCCAATACTAATCGCGATCAGAGCGTTCCCAATATTATATTTACCTGGAACAGGTATCGTAAACAATGTATCGGAGCCTTTTATTTTAAACGTACTTTGTTCTTTTTGTTCCGTGACGATTTCAGCCTGACAGTCGGCATCATGCCAACCAAAGGTCTTGATCGTCTGAGGCAATCCATTGATCAAAGGTAACAATAACGGCTCTTCAGCTGGTATCAGCAATAAACCTGATTTATCTAAGCCTGCAGTGATTTCCATTTTTGCTTGGGCAATTCCAGCTCTTGAACCTAGATTCTCGATATGAGCTTCACCGATCATTGTGATCGCAGCAACTTCCGGCTGAGCTAATGTTGAGAGAAAATCAATTTCATGTGCATGATCCATACCCATTTCTAAAATCAGTTTTTCTGTTTCATCGGGCATATGTAAAATAGTATAAGGCAGACCGATGTCATTATTATAATTCCCCTGTGTTTTATACGTCTTGAATTGTTGAGATAAAACAGCTTCTGTCATATCTTTTGTTGTTGTCTTTCCATTACTTCCAGTCACTGCAATTACTGTTGGTGTCATCTTCTTTAAGTAGTAAACAGCCAGATCCTGCATTGCCTTTAGCGTATCAGAAACCTTAAGAAAAGGTAATTCAACAGGTACATCATCTACTCTACTCCAAAAAGCAGCCCCTGCTCCTTTTTCTATGGCACTTGAGATGAATGAGTGTCCATCATTCGCTCCTTTTAAAGGAACAAATAAATTCCCCGCTGTAATCAAACGACTATCAAATTCAAGTCCTGTCAATTCAAAATCTGCCCATTGCTTCCAATCATTTTCTGCCTTGACAGCTTCTGCTGCCTCCCAAAAAGTTAGTTTCATTGATTTTTTTCCTTCCTGCAATTGCTTTCTTCACTATAAAAGGGCTGAGATAAGACGTCCAACGTTTTACCCCCTCCCTTTAAAGTTATTATCTTTCGTAAAAGCTTTGTCTTTGCTTAAAGCGGTTCAAAGCTAACTGGATCAATTCTTCGATCAGATCGCTATATTTCAAACCCATATTCTCCCACAATAGCGGGTACATGCTAAATTCTGTGAATCCCGGCATTGTATTCAACTCATTCAAAAAGAGTTCATTTTTACTAGTCAAAAAGAAATCACATCGGCTTAAGCCACTGCCGTCTAAGATCGTATAGGCCTTTTTAGCAAATTCCTGTGCTTTTTGATGAACTTCTTCTGGGACTTCAGCTGGAATCTGCATAGTGATTTGATTGTCGATATATTTTGAATTATAGTCATAAAAATCAACATCTTTCACGATTTCTCCCGGCAAGGTCGTCCGCACATCTTCATTTCCTAAAATCGCTACTTCGATTTCACGCGCTTCGATCCCTTGCTCAACGATCGCTCTAGAGTCATAGCGGTATGCCTCTTCCAAAGCATTTTGCAGTTCTTCACGATTTTCAGCTTTACTGATCCCTACACTTGATCCCATATTTGCCGGCTTCACAAAAACAGGATAAATCAATGAGCCTTCACATTGCTCAAAAACTTTCTTAGGATTTTCTTTCCAATTACTTTTCAATACTGGTACAAAAGGAACTTGCGGAATTCCAGCTGTTTGCAGTAGATATTTGGTCATGATCTTATCCATTGCATTGGCACTAGCCAAAACACCAGCGCCGACATACGGCATTCCTATCGTCTCTAAAAAGCCTTGGATAGTTCCGTCTTCGCCATTCGGGCCATGAAGTACCGGGAAAACGATCGTATCTTCTTCTTTGATTTCGCAAGGCAGGATAACTTTCCCTGTGAACTCTCCCCATTTGTCTACTTCGCCACTGTCCGACCAAGTTAATTTCAAGACCTCTTCACTCTCTGGCTTTTCTGAAAGTAATGGTCCTTTGACCCACTCACCCGCTTTACTAATATAAACCAGTTGAACTTGATAGTAATTATAATAAATCGCATTTAAAACAGAATAGGCAGATAATATCGAAACATCGTGCTCTTCACTTCTCCCACCATATAGCAAAGTAATCTTCAAATGCTCTTCCTCCTAAAATTCTTCATATATTCATAGATTTAAAAAAACAGGCAAAACTGCTCTTTCATATTTTAGCATAAAACCCGCAACCCGAATAGAAACAAATAGCGAAATAAATAAAAATAAGACATTTTTTCCCAATGCCTTATTCATTCCTTAAACAACTTCTTCAAGCAATGTGATCAATTTTTGTCTAAATGCGTCTCGATCTATTTGAGTAAATGGTTTTGGCCCTTTCGTACGCCCGCCGCTTTTACGAACCTTTGCACTAAAGTAACGCTGCTCCAACAGCCCATCGATCGTCTCTGCTGTATATTCAGTGCCTCTTTGATGTAACACACGCACGCCTTTAGGTAAAACCAATGAAGCCAAACCATAATCTTGTGTCACTAATATATCTCCAGATTTGATCAATTGCACGATTTTGTAATCTGCTGCATCTGCTCCTTTATCAACGTATGTAAAAGAAACATTTTTTGGATATTCTTTTAATGAATAATGATCGATACTTGTCACGATCACAACCTCGATCTCATACATCTGCGCAACTGAAATGGCTGTATCTTTCACTGGTGAGCCATCACCATCAATAAAAATTTTCATGGACTTTCCTTCTTTTCATTAATTCAAATACCAGCTTGGATGACGTTTTAAGAAAGTAGCAACTTCAGCAAAAACAGCTTCTTTAACGATTTTATATAGTTCAGGGTTTCTGATTTTTTTCTTGACTGCCCCTGTATATCTTGGACGCTTCAAGCGAATCGATAATACTATATCAAAACGTTCAGGAAAATTTTCTGCAGTCAAATACTGCAGACGATTTGTTTCCTTCAAAAACTGATTAACTGCATCTACTGTTCCATCGATAAATCCATCTAAATGAGTCCCGCCGTCCGCAGGAAAATGGCCATTGACAAAGCTATCTTTGATACTTGTTGACCCATTTTTTGAAATAACTGCCTGAATCGTTACCCCCTCACTGACTGTATTGATCGAAAGAGGTGTACTGCCTCGTGTGATACTGTCATCCTTTTGAAAAATATATTCTTCAAGACCTTTTTTATAGTGGAAATAATTTTTCTGTTTCTTCCCATCTGTCAGAGAAATCGTCAAGCCGCTGTTTAGCATCGCTAACTCTTGACAACGATTAAATAAAATAAAATAAGATAATTGCTTATCGCCGAAAAAAGTTTCCGCGGGGGTAAACGCCAGCTCGATCCGCTGTCCCTCATCCTCAGAAGGAATCAATGCTTTTTTGCTCAGTTCACCATTTTGATAGATCTGGATCGTACGCTTCCCTAATTTTTCCACACCAAACCCCAACTGCTCAGATAAGGCATTTACTACGGATAAAAATAGATAAGGCGGTGTATATTGTTCTTCCGGCTGTTTATTTAAAAGTAAGCCTTTCTTGCTGAAAAAAGAAAAGATAAATTGTTTTTCTGATAATTCAATAGATAGTTCAGCCTGCTGTATATCTACAGCTAACTGCAATAGATGATCTAAGACTTGCAATACCATACTTTCCAAACCAGTTGGACCAATTCCGCCAATGTACATACCTGGTCGTTTGCGAATACTATCTTTTAAAACATCATCGTTCAGAGCTTTCCAAATATTTTCATCGGTCATATCGATCTCCTCCTGTAGCCAGTTTTATTTTCATACGAACATGTCACGTCTCAACAGCACTCGCCTCCTAAGCATAACAATTTATCTGTTATCCGTAAATGGTTTCGCTATATTACTTTAGAGACTTATCATTTCTATCTTATTATAATGAAAAAAAGACTAGATTAAAAGAGCACCGTTCAGAACGAAATATCCGTTTTGAATGGTGCTCTAAAAATTTAATAAGTAGGAATGCAGTCCTATACAAGAAAGGCTTCCTCTTATCCTCAAATACTTCACTAACGAATCAGATCGATCGTCGGATGCTCCATGATATGTTTTACTTGTTTTCGTGTGGTTAATGGCACATCTCCTTGAATCGTATGAGCTAAAACACCATTCGCTGTCGCAAACGCCACACTTTTCTCTAAAGACCAATTTTCAACAACACCAAGTAAAATACCAGCTGCATAACCGTCTCCAGCACCAATTCGATCTAAATTGATGATTTCTCTTGGTTTTGCTTGAACAACGGTTTCAGAGTCAGCTAAAAATCCTGACAGATAATGTTTGTCTCCTTCACTTTGGCGGAAAGTTCCAGCAAAATGAGCAATGCCGTATTTAGCCATAAATTCATGAACGATCACTTCAAACTGCTGTGAAGGTGCTAGAGACTCCGTCAATTCCATTCCTAACAAATCGGTCAAATCACGTTGACTGCCGAAAACTAGATCACAATAAGGTAAAATTTTCTCATATTGTTCCCGCATAAATAAAACTCCATGCTCTTCATTCAAGCTAGGACGGAAGTTAAAATCAAAACAGACTTTTACTCCTTTTTCATGAGCCTTTTTAGCTAAATCAAAAGCTGCGTTACGGGTTTCATCCGTCAAACTCAAGGCAATCCCACAAATATGCACTAGATCAATTTCTTCTAGAAACGAAGCAAAATCATAAGCCTCCGCATCACTTTTTCCAAATGAGCTGCTCCGCCGATTCTGATAGGTTACTTGTGTCGGTCTTATACCGAAGCCCATCTCTGCAAAATAAGAACCAATATGATCGCCAAAACTGCCGATCCAGTGATCTTGAATCCCTAGTTGACGAATACTTGCTTTAGCCGCATCACCTAAGCGATTATCCGGCAGATTTGTGATCAAACTTGTTTGACAGCCAAAATGAGCTAAATTACTTAGAATATTGACACCTGTACCAGTAAAATCCAGACGTAACTCTTTTGTTTGTTCCAACATTAAATATTCGGGCGGTGTTAAACGCATCATCACTTCACCAAAAGCCGCTATTTTCATTCTGTTTTTGCCTACTTTCCAGCGTTATGAACTAAGACAGCACTCAATTTGAATCCCATCGTATGCCAAACTAAATGTTCAACATACGAAGATAAGATAAAAGTGCTTCACTCCGAGAAATAAGAAGGAGCTGTTTTTATTCACCGTTTATTTGGGTTTAAAGAGCGAATCAAAACTGATTTTTAGTTTTGACCCGCTCTCTTTCCATTTTTCGATCAGTGTCGAACAAGTTCATTGCGCGTTTATTTTTTCAACGTATTTTTCATCATGCCTAGTAAGGTCTTCACATCTTCTGGTTTAGTGTCGCCCGTTTCTTTATCGATGATCGAGCTGTAAACGTGTGGAATAATTTTCTTAACACCTGCATCAACTGCGATCTGAACGATTTCTTCAAAGTTTTCTAAATCGATCCCGCCTGTAGGCTCTAAGTAAAAATCATATTTTGCACAGGCTTCTGCTACGGCTTTGTATTCTTCGATGTGTGCTAAACCTTTCATTGGGAAATATTTGATCGAGCTGCCGCCCATATCTTGAAGTAATTTGATCGCTGTTTCGATCGGTACTTCTCCTGCTGGTGCTTGTGAGCTTAGCGGGCCTGTTGCGATATTCACGATCCCAACTTTCCCTGTTGGAGATACTAAACCATTGACGATCGTGTCATTTTGAGCTAGTAAAGCACGAGAAGTGCCTACTCCTGTAAAAACTTGGTTGACATGCTGTGGTTGTAATTCTGCTGAGATTCGGCTGACCATTTGGCTTTGATTTGGATCTCCTGCACCTAGACCAACGGATAAAGCGTTGTTTGTTTCAGCTGCATATTTTTTCATATCTTCGATCGCAGCTTCATCTGTCGGATAGTTTTTAGATAATACACCTAAGATCACGTGGCCGTCTGCAGCTTCATAGCATGCTTTGGCGTTTTCTACTGAGTTGGCTAATACATTCAAACAAATACGGTCTTCTAAATAATTTGGGGTTAATGACATGTTTAATTCTCTCCTCTATATAAGTGATTTAGTTCATGATCTCTGTTAAACGAGTCACGATTTTGTTCATTTCTGTTTCGTTGACCGAACGAATATCGAATTCGATGATCCCGTTGTTAGCTTGATATTCTCGGGTATAAATAGCGGGACTTTCCGCTTTTAACGCTTGGATGACTTCTTTTGCTGATTTAGCACCTGTCACTTTGATGCTTGCTCTGTAAATATCACGTCCTGCACCGTCTTGAACGATACTTGCTTTGATATGATCTATTTGATTCAAGGCTTCAATGAAAGGCGTTAGTCGGGCTTGCATCGACTCACCGGATTCACTGCCGTTTTTCACGTAATCTTCTACAGCTTGAGTGAAACCTAAGATATTGTCCTTACCGATCTTCATAGCACGACCAATGCCTTTGCCTTGCAGACGTAGCCAGTCGATGTAGTCTTTTTTACCGATCACCAGACCAGCACTTGGTCCTTCAATGGCTTTAGCGCCGCTGTAGATCACTAGATCAGCGCCAGCTTCGATATACTTGAACAAGTCTTCCTCCGCCGCTGCATCAACGATCAACGGCAGTTTGTGTTTTTGTGCGACTGTTGCCGCTTCTTTTACGCTTAGCATACTTTTTTGAACAGTGTGATGACTTTTAATGTATAAAATCGCCGCTGTCTGCTCCGTGATCATCATTTCAATATGCTCTGGTGTACACATATTGGCATAGCCAGCTTCGACCACATGACCGCCGCCTTGTTCCACCATCACTTCGACAGGCGTACCATAATCGACATTATGTCCTTTGGGTAAAATGATTTCCCGTTTGGTCACTTTATCGGTATAAGGATGATACGCATGATACACAGAGCCTTCACCGATCAGCGCCGCCACACTTTGAGCGATTCCTGCAGAAGCAGAAGAAACGACCTGTGCATCTTCCACCTTCAATAGCTTAGCTAGATAAGCCCCTGTTTGGATACTCAGCTCACTCATTTCAAAAAAGTGTTCTCCACCGAAGCGTTGAGCAGCTAAGACATTTTCGGAAACTTTTGACACACCCAGAATAGTCATTTTTCCGGATGCATTGATGACTTCTTTTAGATTGAATTTTTCATAGCTAATTGTCATAAACTGTGCCTCCAATGATTGTTTTTACTGGTGTGATCAATTCTTTTGCTTCTCGTGTGAAACCATTTGAATCAGTCAATATTTTTTGTCCTTCTTCAATCGTGAAAATCGTGATATCACCATCGTAGCCTTCTTTTAGATGACCTTTTGTATCAAAATGAAAATTTTTAGCTGGTACATCTGTGACTTTTTCAATAATCTCCGGCCACTCATAGCCTACGACACGTAATTTTTCCATCGTTGTGGCTAAATCATAGACAGGCCCATTTTCACGGTTACGAATATAAATATCGGTACTGATCGAAGATGCCTTCATCCCCTCTTTTAGCGCAGTTTCTGCTACATGGAAATTAAAGCTGTCTGTACCGTGACCAATATCAAAAACGACCCCTTTATCATAAGCAGCCCATGCAAAATTTTTGATCTTATCACTTTCTTTGTCCAAAATGCCGTTTGGTTTGCCATTAAAGCAGTGAGTCAAAACATCCCCTTTAGTCATATGTGCTAAAATTTCATCTAATTCAGGCGGAGCAGAGCCAATATGCACCATCAACGGCAGATCATTATTCTCTTTTTGAATTTTTTTAGCCATCTCCAAAGGTGTGATCCCATTTTCACCAATCACAGTTTTACTCATTCTTGCTTTGATCCCTACCACAAAATCTGGTAATTCTGTCAGTGCCTTATGAACCAGTTCTTCTTTCACTTTGCTTAAATCAGCTAATTCATCTTGCTCAACAATGCCCCATTTTGAGATGTTGACCAAGGCATAGACATTGGTTTTCGCTTGTTTGGCAAGATCATAAAACTCATGAATATTTTCAGCGCCCGTCGTTCCGGCATCAATAACTGTCGTTACGCCTTTTTTCACACCGATTTCATCCGGGAAATCATAGTACAAGGTCATTTTTTCAAAGCAATGAACATGATCATCGATCCAGCCTGCGGATACATATGTTTGTCCATCCAGTGCAATCTGTTCTTTACTGTCTGCTTCGATCTTTTCCGACACTTTTACTATTTTCCCGTCACTTATAGCTATTTCTATCGGATCACCATTGATCGTCAAGCCGTTTTTTATGATTAAGTCGTAACTCATTTTATCCCCTACTTTTCTATAAATCTAAATTTTGTCCAGGGTTTTACAAAATCCAATAACAACAATTCATCTTCTGTTATTTTCCCTACTTTATTTTTACGGTCATCGGTATGCGGCTGTAAAACAATCTGCAGTTCATTTTTGTATTTCCCAAACGCATCATTTCCGATGACAACATCACCGATTTGAAAGGCTTGTGTATTATCATGTGCTGGATTCGCTTCATTTTTGTATTTTTTACGTACCTCCGTTGAACGAACCACCTGATCTGTGATATCGCCACGTCTAAAGTGCTGCTCAGTCAATGTAATCTCTTTTTCAACCGTACTAGCTTCTTTGGTAAATTCAATTGCCAATGCAAGCTGGTAGCGATTCAACTGACCTAATGCTTCTAATTCTTCATCAGATGCATACGCATTGCCGATGATCACATCATCGATCAATCCAGTAGCAAATAAGTGTTTCGCTTGTACTTCTACAGGTAAATGGCGGTGCATTTCCAGTGTTGGTAACCCATCATTTACATCCCAGGGACCAATGACTCCAGCTTGAGAATTGATGAAAGCAGCCGTCCGAATTCCCTGTTTTTTGAAACGGACACTACAACGCTCAAAGAAATCATAAGGCAATGCCGTTCCTTCCTGCGGATAAAAATTATGACACCCGTATAAAAACGGCACGTTTGCTTCATAAGTCAAAATATTGTCTAAGTAAGCGACATCGTTACTCATATTCAACTCGATCGCTAAATCGAAAGGATTGTACGTCAATTTTGCTTCTTTATTTCCATCGAAACCTGCATCTAAACGAATCCCATCGGCACCTGTTTCAGCAAAGAAGGTCAGGTCATCGTAAGAAATCTCTAATTCATCAAAAATATTCGGCGCTACATCCAGAATCGTTTCATAACCCAATCCTTTCGCATAACCAATCAATGATTTGAATTTTTCTTTCACGACTTCTTTTCCTTCGGTTACCTCCAGCATACTCATAAAAATGCGGGAAAATCCGCATTCGCTTGCCTTCTTCAAATAAGCTTTGTCCTTTTCTATATCGCTATGGTCTGGATAAACTGATACACCTAACGCTCGTTTCATTACTGTTTCCTCCGCTCTAAGTACTTGCTCTTGTTTAGTTTCTTACTTCCGATTTTTCATTTTTCTCTAATACCCCAGCGCCAAAAGTTCTGTAACGCCAAGAAATAAGCGAGCCGCATAAGATCGTCATCGATCCTACCACAAAGATCGGGGAGTGACTCATGATCCCTACTATGATCGCCAGTATAATCATTGCGATCGATACCGCACACAAAGGCAGTAATCTCAGCTTAAGAATCTTTTTAGGCAACCAGTTTTTTTCGATCATTATTTGACTTGCAATGAAAAATACAATAAACCAAATCATCATAATTAAACACCGAAGAGGGTAGTTCCTTTACTACCCTCCCTCTCTTTTAGATTAAACAGCTTCTTTTGCTTTTTGCTCTGCTGCTAGTTCTTCTGCTTCTTTATCTAATTGTTGTTTTTCATATACTTTGAAGAACGGGTAGTAGATCGCCAAAGTAATCACGAAATTGACACAAACAAGCAGTGCTGCAGTAATGCTCCAGTTGGTACTCATCCAAGCCGCGATCGGGGCTGGAAAAGCAAATCCTAGACGTGCCATCATCATCGGCACTACATTACTGATCGTCAAGAAATAAGAAAGTGTCGTAGTCACTAATGGTGCTACGATAAACGGAATCCCTAGAATTGGATTCATCACGATAGGTGTTCCGAAAATGATCGGTTCATTGATATTGAAAATTCCCGGAAGGAAAGATAAACGACCTAAACTCTTCAAATATTTTGATTTTGAAAACATCATCAAAACAACTAATGCAAGTGTAGTCCCAGCGCCGCCGATCCAGATAAACCATTGTAAGAATTGTTCAGTGAAAATATTCGGTAAATTATTTGCGCTGACACCATTAGTAAAAGCATCCACATTTTCTGCGATAGACATATCCCAAAATGGACGAATGACAGGACCCATGATTGCCGGTCCGTGAATACCCAATACCCAGAAAAAGCAAATCAAGAAAACAGTTAGAAGTCCGCCGAATAAGCTATTACCAGCTAAGATTCCTTTCAGCGGCATCAAGATTGTACTTAAGAATCCATTTAAATCAAAACCTAAAATGTGACGGATCACCCAGAATAACATTAAAATCACTGCACCCGGAATCAATGCAATAAATGAATTTGATACTTCTGGCGGAACGCCTTCAGGCATTTTGATCGTAATATTTTTTACGATAAAGAAACGATAAATTTCGACAGAGATCAATGCTGTGACGATTGCGCCAAATAATGAAGCGGAGCCTAAGTTAGCCAAATTAATGTAGCGCCCTGCACTGATCACATCTGTCACATCTTCCATCACACGTGTTGGAGGAGCGGCTGTGACCAAAAACGCCATCAATGCAAGCAGCCCGCAGCTTAATGAATCCAGCTTATAGCTTTTCGCTAATGCTGAAGCGATCCCAAATGTTGCATACAACGCTAAAATCCCCATCGTATATCTTGACGGAATATCCAATACTGGTAAATAAGGCGTAATAAACTTCGTATATGCCTCGATCGGAATATTTTGAAATACAGTAAAGAAAGACCCCACAATCGTTAATGGCATCGTTGCGATCAACCCTTTTCTGATCGCCACCATATGCCGCTGTGAACCAAACTTATTGGCAACAGGCATCAGATGCTGCTCCATCCATAACACAAAACCATTCATTTCTTTTGTCCTCCGTTCAAAAAATTAGTATAAAATAAATCAAAATTATTTCAAATTCATACTAACATAGTAACATTATAATGTAAACGGTTTTCAAAAGAAAAGTGCAACTTTATTTCTTTTTAGCTAGGTAAATCTACTGGGAATATTGCACCAAAGATCATAGCACCTAAAATTGCTCCACCGGCA from Enterococcus sp. 9D6_DIV0238 includes:
- a CDS encoding UDP-N-acetylmuramoyl-tripeptide--D-alanyl-D-alanine ligase, yielding MKLTFWEAAEAVKAENDWKQWADFELTGLEFDSRLITAGNLFVPLKGANDGHSFISSAIEKGAGAAFWSRVDDVPVELPFLKVSDTLKAMQDLAVYYLKKMTPTVIAVTGSNGKTTTKDMTEAVLSQQFKTYKTQGNYNNDIGLPYTILHMPDETEKLILEMGMDHAHEIDFLSTLAQPEVAAITMIGEAHIENLGSRAGIAQAKMEITAGLDKSGLLLIPAEEPLLLPLINGLPQTIKTFGWHDADCQAEIVTEQKEQSTFKIKGSDTLFTIPVPGKYNIGNALIAISIGQWFGLAEEKIQAGLANFKLTKNRTEWLKNQRSVEILSDVYNANPTAMNLVLDSFSQMATSGKRVAVLGDMLELGPDSAAMHASVSEHLNPKEIAEVLLYGTEMKALYNTLKKNYPENKVHYFTKEEKDSLIDTLQSILKAEDMVVLKGSNGMGLNEVVEQLMKS
- a CDS encoding D-alanine--D-alanine ligase — encoded protein: MKITLLYGGRSEEHDVSILSAYSVLNAIYYNYYQVQLVYISKAGEWVKGPLLSEKPESEEVLKLTWSDSGEVDKWGEFTGKVILPCEIKEEDTIVFPVLHGPNGEDGTIQGFLETIGMPYVGAGVLASANAMDKIMTKYLLQTAGIPQVPFVPVLKSNWKENPKKVFEQCEGSLIYPVFVKPANMGSSVGISKAENREELQNALEEAYRYDSRAIVEQGIEAREIEVAILGNEDVRTTLPGEIVKDVDFYDYNSKYIDNQITMQIPAEVPEEVHQKAQEFAKKAYTILDGSGLSRCDFFLTSKNELFLNELNTMPGFTEFSMYPLLWENMGLKYSDLIEELIQLALNRFKQRQSFYER
- a CDS encoding YaiI/YqxD family protein, which produces MKIFIDGDGSPVKDTAISVAQMYEIEVVIVTSIDHYSLKEYPKNVSFTYVDKGADAADYKIVQLIKSGDILVTQDYGLASLVLPKGVRVLHQRGTEYTAETIDGLLEQRYFSAKVRKSGGRTKGPKPFTQIDRDAFRQKLITLLEEVV
- a CDS encoding sugar kinase, with product MKIAAFGEVMMRLTPPEYLMLEQTKELRLDFTGTGVNILSNLAHFGCQTSLITNLPDNRLGDAAKASIRQLGIQDHWIGSFGDHIGSYFAEMGFGIRPTQVTYQNRRSSSFGKSDAEAYDFASFLEEIDLVHICGIALSLTDETRNAAFDLAKKAHEKGVKVCFDFNFRPSLNEEHGVLFMREQYEKILPYCDLVFGSQRDLTDLLGMELTESLAPSQQFEVIVHEFMAKYGIAHFAGTFRQSEGDKHYLSGFLADSETVVQAKPREIINLDRIGAGDGYAAGILLGVVENWSLEKSVAFATANGVLAHTIQGDVPLTTRKQVKHIMEHPTIDLIR
- the dagF gene encoding 2-dehydro-3-deoxy-phosphogluconate aldolase, translated to MSLTPNYLEDRICLNVLANSVENAKACYEAADGHVILGVLSKNYPTDEAAIEDMKKYAAETNNALSVGLGAGDPNQSQMVSRISAELQPQHVNQVFTGVGTSRALLAQNDTIVNGLVSPTGKVGIVNIATGPLSSQAPAGEVPIETAIKLLQDMGGSSIKYFPMKGLAHIEEYKAVAEACAKYDFYLEPTGGIDLENFEEIVQIAVDAGVKKIIPHVYSSIIDKETGDTKPEDVKTLLGMMKNTLKK
- a CDS encoding DgaE family pyridoxal phosphate-dependent ammonia lyase; translation: MTISYEKFNLKEVINASGKMTILGVSKVSENVLAAQRFGGEHFFEMSELSIQTGAYLAKLLKVEDAQVVSSASAGIAQSVAALIGEGSVYHAYHPYTDKVTKREIILPKGHNVDYGTPVEVMVEQGGGHVVEAGYANMCTPEHIEMMITEQTAAILYIKSHHTVQKSMLSVKEAATVAQKHKLPLIVDAAAEEDLFKYIEAGADLVIYSGAKAIEGPSAGLVIGKKDYIDWLRLQGKGIGRAMKIGKDNILGFTQAVEDYVKNGSESGESMQARLTPFIEALNQIDHIKASIVQDGAGRDIYRASIKVTGAKSAKEVIQALKAESPAIYTREYQANNGIIEFDIRSVNETEMNKIVTRLTEIMN
- a CDS encoding amidohydrolase/deacetylase family metallohydrolase, whose translation is MSYDLIIKNGLTINGDPIEIAISDGKIVKVSEKIEADSKEQIALDGQTYVSAGWIDDHVHCFEKMTLYYDFPDEIGVKKGVTTVIDAGTTGAENIHEFYDLAKQAKTNVYALVNISKWGIVEQDELADLSKVKEELVHKALTELPDFVVGIKARMSKTVIGENGITPLEMAKKIQKENNDLPLMVHIGSAPPELDEILAHMTKGDVLTHCFNGKPNGILDKESDKIKNFAWAAYDKGVVFDIGHGTDSFNFHVAETALKEGMKASSISTDIYIRNRENGPVYDLATTMEKLRVVGYEWPEIIEKVTDVPAKNFHFDTKGHLKEGYDGDITIFTIEEGQKILTDSNGFTREAKELITPVKTIIGGTVYDN
- a CDS encoding DUF871 domain-containing protein, which translates into the protein MKRALGVSVYPDHSDIEKDKAYLKKASECGFSRIFMSMLEVTEGKEVVKEKFKSLIGYAKGLGYETILDVAPNIFDELEISYDDLTFFAETGADGIRLDAGFDGNKEAKLTYNPFDLAIELNMSNDVAYLDNILTYEANVPFLYGCHNFYPQEGTALPYDFFERCSVRFKKQGIRTAAFINSQAGVIGPWDVNDGLPTLEMHRHLPVEVQAKHLFATGLIDDVIIGNAYASDEELEALGQLNRYQLALAIEFTKEASTVEKEITLTEQHFRRGDITDQVVRSTEVRKKYKNEANPAHDNTQAFQIGDVVIGNDAFGKYKNELQIVLQPHTDDRKNKVGKITEDELLLLDFVKPWTKFRFIEK